A single genomic interval of Helianthus annuus cultivar XRQ/B chromosome 13, HanXRQr2.0-SUNRISE, whole genome shotgun sequence harbors:
- the LOC110900455 gene encoding uncharacterized protein LOC110900455 gives MRVLLESQELWTIVEEGYTDLPTNASESDQGIQREKIKKDRKALHIMFQAVSETIFERVATCKTSKEACEILHKAYRGENKVKMVRLQTLRCEFDALKMKDSESIEDYINRMAVIVNQLRLNEERIEEQRIVEKILRSLTRKYELVVVAIEESKDINAISTEELQGILQSHELRLKQYDDASIEQAFQIQSNQHDRTRQSRSDYNGRGRGKGRGKFNNSIRCFNCQKLGHVARFCNKRSEDDKSNTALMHTDEQEDENDDTMFMIFNVEEVIKNDCWYLDSGCSNHMTGDKNLFITLNDSERREVRTGDDKRLEVLGCGDVLIKVKGIERWVPNVFYVEGLKHNLLSIGQLIQKGYDVRFNNQECTIKDSLGSHIGTVRMTGNKMFPLNMKQDLTPRCVM, from the coding sequence ATGAGAGTATTATTAGAATCACAAGAATTATGGACGATAGTGGAAGAAGGCTATACTGATCTACCGACGAATGCATCTGAAAGTGATCAAGGTATTCAGAGAGAGAAGATCAAGAAAGACAGAAAAGCGTTGCATATAATGTTTCAGGCTGTTAGTGAAACGATATTCGAGAGAGTGGCAACGTGTAAAACTTCAAAGGAAGCATGTGAGATACTGCACAAGGCATATAGAGGAGAGAACAAGGTAAAAATGGTACGGTTACAAACCCTTAGATGTGAATTCGATGCCTTAAAAATGAAAGATAGTGAATCTATAGAGGATTATATTAATCGTATGGCAGTAATAGTTAATCAACTTCGTTTAAACGAAGAACGGATAGAAGAACAAAGGATTGTAGAAAAAATTTTAAGGAGTTTAACACGAAAATATGAATTAGTAGTTGTTGCAATAGAAGAATCTAAAGATATAAATGCAATCTCTACCGAAGAACTACAGGGAATTCTACAATCACATGAATTACGCTTGAAGCAATATGATGATGCTTCGATCGAACAAGCGTTCCAAATACAAAGTAATCAGCATGATAGAACGAGACAGTCAAGATCAGACTACAATGGCAGGGGACGAGGCAAAGGAAGAGGAAAGTTTAACAATTCTATTcggtgctttaattgtcaaaaaTTAGGACATGTGGCACGGTTCTGCAACAAAAGAAGTGAAGATGATAAATCCAACACAGCACTCATGCACACAGATGAAcaagaagatgaaaatgatgaCACAATGTTCATGATATTCAATGTGGAAGAAGTTATAAAAAATGATTGTTGGTATCTCGATAGTGGGTGTAGTAATCACATGACAGGAGACAAGAACTTATTCATTACATTAAATGATTCCGAACGACGTGAAGTAAGGACCGGAGACGATAAGAGATTGGAAGTACTCGGGTGTGGAGATGTACTGATAAAGGTTAAGGGGATAGAGAGATGGGTTCCCAATGTATTTTATGTGGAAGGTCTAAAGCACAATCTCTTAAGCATAGGTCAACTAATCCAAAAAGGATATGATGTTCGATTTAATAATCAAGAGTGCACCATCAAGGATTCACTCGGATCACACATAGGAACGGTAAGGATGACTGGTAACAAGATGTTCCCGTTAAATATGAAACAAGACCTGACTCCTCGGTGTGTAATGTAA